One genomic region from Ptychodera flava strain L36383 chromosome 14, AS_Pfla_20210202, whole genome shotgun sequence encodes:
- the LOC139149313 gene encoding calmodulin isoform X2: protein MADQLTEEQIAEFKEAFSLFDKDGDGTITTKELGTVMRSLGQNPTEAELQDMINEVDADGNGTIDFPEFLTMMARKMKDTDSEEEIREAFRVFDKDGNGFISAAELRHVMTNLGEKLTDEEVDEMIREADIDGDGQVNYEEFVTMMTSK, encoded by the exons ATG GCAGATCAACTCACCGAAGAACAAATTGCCG AATTCAAGGAGGCATTCTCCTTATTCGATAAAGACGGTGATGGCACAATCACAACAAAGGAATTGGGCACAGTTATGAGGTCACTTGGTCAGAATCCTACAGAAGCAGAACTTCAGGACATGATCAATGAAGTTGATGCTGATG GAAATGGAACAATTGACTTCCCAGAATTCCTTACAATGATGGCAAGAAAAATGAAGGACACGGATAGTGAGGAAGAAATCAGAGAGGCGTTCCGTGTATTTGACAAAGATGGCAACGGTTTCATCAGTGCCGCTGAACTTCGTCACGTCATGACAAATTTGGGAGAAAAATTAACAGATGAAGAAGTTGATGAAATGATTCGTGAGGCTGACATCGATGGTGATGGCCAAGTCAATTATGAAG AATTTGTAACCATGATGACATCCAAGTAG
- the LOC139149312 gene encoding protein STPG4-like, translated as MAPEATATGKQGADKTAGTDDAAKTKKAKKGSKKGAVDKPPSRRERTALKDGYEEPVSGREDWWRTYIRETPVPGSYDTKDFLEEMLEKKPKTYSFKSEGRKRELAVIRWRQGETLLPGAYNHRDLPDELDKTINTYAFRDTHRYRRELPGQRDKDCNVAPPAYKMEDYLTVATTKAPSKHAAFKDTSQRFPTIYFKANKNPAPGQYNYKPPKPLHPVSSSFKSRTPRFSSSHTKVPGPGTYEKTFQSPMPSTIAKMGRAHGLFFTSAFQT; from the exons ATGGCGCCCGAAGCAACGGCGACGGGGAAACAGGGAGCTGATAAGACGGCAGGGACGGACGATGCTGCGAAGACGAAGAAAGCGAAGAAGGGTAGCAAGAAAGGAGCTGTCGACAAGCCTCCATCGAGAAGG GAAAGGACTGCACTGAAAGATGGTTACGAAGAACCAGTTTCCGGTAGAGAAGATTGGTGGCGAACGTATATTAGA GAAACACCAGTCCCCGGGTCATACGATACTAAAGATTTCCTGGAGGAGATGTTGGAAAAGAAACCTAAAACCTACTCGTTCAAGAGCGAAGGTAGGAAGCGAGAGTTAGCGGTTATACGATGGAGACAGGGAGAAACCTTGTTACCTGGTGCTTACAATCACAGGGATCTACCAGATGAACTTGACAAGACCATTAACACATATGCCTTCAGAGACACACATAGATACAGGAGAGAGCTTCCCGGACAAAGAGACAAG GATTGCAATGTGGCACCCCCTGCATATAAAATGGAGGATTACTTAACCGTGGCAACCACTAAAGCACCATCAAA ACATGCAGCTTTCAAAGATACATCCCAGAGATTTCCAACCATTTACTTTAAAGCA AACAAGAATCCTGCCCCTGGTCAGTATAATTACAAACCGCCGAAGCCACTGCATCCAGTATCGTCCAGTTTCAAATCCAGAACACCAAGATTTAGCTCATCTCACACG AAAGTACCAGGACCTGGGACCTATGAGAAAACATTCCAGTCACCCATGCCTTCAACCATAGCCAAGATGGGACGTGCCCATGGCCTATTTTTCACCAGTGCATTCCAAACTTGA